One Algibacter sp. L3A6 genomic region harbors:
- a CDS encoding HopJ type III effector protein, with translation MTLDLFKSTLKNTPETIAFSDTINTLEAKYNFTPTAFTNGELANAAGENSGSCKLFAFAKNEGFTKEETLACFGQYYFEDVLKDPNGDGHQNIRNFMKTGFDGLAFEGNALTEK, from the coding sequence ATGACATTAGATTTATTTAAAAGTACATTAAAAAACACACCGGAAACCATTGCTTTTTCAGATACCATAAACACTCTTGAAGCAAAATACAATTTTACACCAACCGCTTTTACAAATGGTGAATTAGCAAATGCTGCAGGTGAAAACTCTGGCTCTTGTAAATTATTTGCCTTTGCCAAAAACGAAGGTTTTACAAAAGAAGAAACTCTTGCTTGTTTTGGTCAATACTATTTTGAAGATGTATTAAAAGATCCTAACGGAGACGGACACCAAAACATTAGAAACTTCATGAAAACCGGTTTTGACGGATTAGCTTTTGAAGGCAACGCATTAACCGAAAAATAA
- a CDS encoding thymidine kinase: protein MFLENTVNHKEQFGWIEVICGSMFSGKTEELIRRLKRAQFARQRVEIFKPALDTRYDEEMVVSHDSNEIRSTPVPAAANIPILADGCDVVGIDEAQFFDDEIVRVCNDLANKGVRVIVAGLDMDFKGNPFGPMPNLMATADYVTKVHAVCTRTGNLAQYSYRKAKSDSLVLLGEVEEYEPLSRAAYYKAMERDKVRNMQVKDEEEVESKTKDSDA, encoded by the coding sequence ATGTTTCTTGAAAATACGGTAAATCATAAAGAACAATTTGGATGGATTGAAGTCATATGCGGCTCGATGTTTTCGGGAAAAACCGAAGAACTCATCCGTAGACTTAAACGTGCACAGTTCGCAAGGCAACGCGTTGAGATTTTTAAACCAGCCTTAGATACGCGTTACGACGAGGAAATGGTTGTGTCTCACGACTCTAACGAAATTCGTTCTACACCTGTTCCAGCAGCAGCAAACATCCCTATTTTGGCCGATGGTTGTGATGTGGTTGGTATAGATGAAGCTCAGTTTTTCGATGATGAAATTGTTCGTGTTTGTAACGATTTGGCTAACAAAGGCGTTCGTGTAATTGTTGCCGGATTGGATATGGATTTTAAAGGGAATCCCTTTGGGCCTATGCCAAACTTAATGGCAACAGCCGATTATGTTACTAAAGTTCACGCTGTTTGTACCCGCACAGGGAATTTAGCTCAATACAGTTACCGTAAAGCGAAAAGCGATAGTTTGGTGCTTTTAGGTGAAGTGGAAGAGTACGAACCTTTAAGCAGAGCAGCTTATTACAAAGCTATGGAGCGCGATAAAGTGCGCAATATGCAAGTGAAAGATGAAGAGGAGGTTGAATCTAAAACAAAAGATTCCGATGCTTAA
- the alr gene encoding alanine racemase gives MLKARETVLEIDLKKLKHNFEYLKSRLNNDTLFLAVVKAFAYGNEASKIANYLETIGADYFAVAYIDEGVALRKAGITKPILVLHPQTVNFKVLLENNLEPSIYNLKILKEFIEIASAEKKQNYPIHVKFNTGLNRLGFWQGDVETIHNTIGETKVIHVKSIFSHLAASEDLEEKAFTLNQIEAFKDIATNFEDMFGYKPMLHICNTSGILNYPEAQFNMVRSGIGLYGFGNSEEENVNFEPIATLKTVISQTHELKKGETVGYNRAFKSESVLKTATLPIGHADGIGRIYGNGKGFVTINNKKAPIIGNVCMDMIMVDITDIDCSEGDEVIVFDANSTAETLAQTANTISYELITSISQRVKREIISG, from the coding sequence ATGCTTAAAGCAAGAGAAACTGTGCTTGAAATCGATTTAAAAAAACTAAAACATAATTTTGAGTATTTAAAATCGAGACTTAATAACGATACGCTATTTTTAGCCGTTGTTAAAGCGTTTGCTTATGGTAATGAAGCTTCTAAAATCGCAAATTATTTAGAAACTATTGGGGCCGATTATTTTGCTGTAGCTTATATAGATGAAGGTGTGGCATTACGAAAAGCAGGGATAACAAAGCCTATTTTGGTACTGCATCCGCAAACGGTAAATTTCAAAGTTTTACTAGAAAATAATTTAGAACCTAGTATTTACAATTTAAAAATACTTAAAGAATTTATTGAAATCGCTTCCGCGGAAAAAAAACAAAACTATCCTATTCACGTCAAGTTTAATACGGGTTTAAATAGATTAGGGTTTTGGCAAGGCGATGTAGAAACTATTCATAATACTATAGGTGAAACCAAAGTTATTCATGTAAAATCTATCTTTTCGCATTTAGCGGCTAGTGAAGATTTGGAAGAGAAAGCGTTCACGCTAAATCAAATAGAAGCTTTTAAAGATATTGCCACTAATTTTGAAGACATGTTTGGCTACAAGCCTATGCTTCATATTTGTAATACTTCAGGAATTTTAAATTATCCAGAAGCGCAGTTTAATATGGTACGTAGCGGTATAGGCTTATACGGTTTTGGAAATTCCGAAGAAGAAAATGTAAACTTTGAACCTATTGCAACCTTAAAAACAGTGATTTCGCAAACCCATGAATTAAAAAAAGGCGAAACAGTTGGTTATAATCGAGCGTTTAAAAGCGAATCGGTTTTAAAAACCGCAACCTTACCTATTGGTCATGCCGATGGTATTGGTAGAATTTATGGAAACGGGAAAGGTTTTGTTACTATAAACAATAAAAAAGCACCCATAATTGGTAATGTTTGTATGGACATGATTATGGTAGATATTACCGATATAGATTGTAGTGAGGGTGATGAGGTTATTGTTTTTGATGCTAATTCTACGGCAGAAACCTTAGCGCAAACGGCAAACACTATTTCTTATGAGCTGATTACGAGTATCTCACAGCGCGTAAAGCGAGAAATTATCTCAGGTTAA
- the rsmI gene encoding 16S rRNA (cytidine(1402)-2'-O)-methyltransferase, whose protein sequence is MSKLYIVPTPIGNLKDITFRAVEVLKDVDLILAEDTRTSGKLLKHFEISTHMQSHHMHNEHKTVENIIQKLKSGTTVALISDAGTPAISDPGFLLSRACIENGIEVDCLPGATAFVPALVNSGLPNDKFIFEGFLPVKKGRQTRLLLLAEETRTMIFYESPHKLIKTLGHFCEYFGKDREVSVSRELTKLYEETIRGTAKQVLEHYTNKPPKGEIVIIVGGKKK, encoded by the coding sequence ATGAGTAAACTTTATATAGTACCAACACCTATTGGCAACTTAAAAGACATCACCTTTAGAGCTGTTGAGGTTTTAAAAGATGTCGATTTAATTTTAGCAGAAGATACCCGAACCTCAGGAAAACTCTTAAAGCATTTTGAAATTTCGACCCACATGCAAAGCCACCATATGCATAACGAGCATAAAACGGTTGAGAATATTATTCAGAAATTAAAAAGTGGAACAACCGTAGCTTTAATTAGCGATGCCGGAACACCTGCTATTTCCGATCCCGGCTTTCTATTATCTCGCGCTTGTATTGAAAACGGTATTGAAGTAGATTGCCTACCGGGTGCCACAGCATTTGTTCCTGCATTAGTAAATTCTGGACTACCCAATGATAAATTTATATTCGAAGGGTTTTTACCAGTAAAAAAAGGGCGCCAAACACGTTTACTACTTTTAGCTGAAGAAACTCGGACCATGATATTTTACGAAAGTCCGCATAAATTAATTAAGACGTTAGGACATTTTTGTGAGTATTTTGGAAAAGACCGAGAGGTTTCTGTCTCTCGAGAACTTACAAAACTATACGAGGAAACTATTCGTGGTACCGCAAAACAAGTATTAGAACATTATACCAACAAGCCACCAAAAGGTGAAATTGTAATTATTGTTGGAGGAAAAAAGAAATAA